The Sporosarcina sp. Marseille-Q4943 genome includes the window TTCACTTTGGACGCTTCCGCTTGCTATTCTCCGCAAACAAAAACGGCACGCATGCTTTTTCTCTCATGCGTGCCGTTATCTATTATTTATTGAGCCGGGTTTGCTTGTAGGTCGATTGAAATTTTAATGTCGTCGCCTACAAGAACGCCGCCAGCTTCAAGTGCTTGGTTCCATGTAAGACCGAACTCTTTACGGGAGATTTTCCCTTCCACTTCGAATGCAGCGACTTGCACGCCCCATGGATTTGTTCCTGTACCTTCAAATTCCGCTTCAAATGTAACTTTCTTCGTTACGTCCCTGATTGTCAAATCACCTGTCACATCGTACTCATCATCGCCTTTTTTCACGATGTCCGTCGAGACGAATGTAAGTTGCGGGAATTGTTCCGTATCGAAGAAATCTCCAGAACGAAGGTGATTGTCGCGGTCCTCGCTATTTGTATTAATGGAGTTTGCATCGATCGTGAAATTGATTTTCGCACCTGTCAAATCTTCAGGGTTCCCCTCAATTGTCCCTTCCACTCCTGCAAAGCTTCCTTTAACTTTCGAAACCATCATATGCTTTACTGAAAAACCTACACTCGTGTGTGACGCGTCCACTTTCCATGTCGTCATTTCCACATCCACCCTCTCCATTTTTTGTTATTCCCTTTTTTACTGCCCTATTCCATATACCCAGATTCATAGAGAGATATCCTCGCCATGCGAAAAATATCTCTATTCCAAGATATATTCAATATGATAACCCGATTATGTCTTGAAGTCAAGATAATTATCCCTTAAATTTCTATTATAGATTCCTCGGTTATTATTTCTTGTCAAATCGGCGGATAGCCAGCATACTTATAAAAGTGAAGCCTTCATTTTCTTCATAAAGAAGAGAAGGTTTTCAGCGCAATAGAATTGAAGGGACTGGATGTTGATGTCTAAGCATCAGTGGTTAGAGGAACTACGTGGAATTATTAAAGAAGGCATACTACGGTTAGATGAACCATTAAGCAAATATACGATGACAAAACTTGGCGGATTAGCAGATATATTAGTCATTCCTGGGACAATCGAGGAAACGGAAGCGACAGTGCGGTATGCATATGAAAATGATATTCCGCTATTATTATTAGGCAACGGATCGAATATGGTCGTGAGGGATGGCGGAGTGCGCGGGATCGTCCTCCATCTATCGAAATTGGATAAAATCCGGGTCGATGGCAACAAGGTCCATGCGGAAGCGGGAGCGCTCATTATCGATGTTTCAAGGCGTGCTGCAGCGGAATCGTTGACGGGCCTCGAATTCGCATGCGGAATCCCCGGCTCCATCGGCGGCGCGATGGCTATGAATGCGGGTGCCTACGGCGGGGAAATCAAAGATATTATTGTGCAGTGCACAGTATTGACAAGATCGGGTGAACGCCTCGTTCTATCGAAGGACGAATTGGA containing:
- a CDS encoding YceI family protein; this translates as MTTWKVDASHTSVGFSVKHMMVSKVKGSFAGVEGTIEGNPEDLTGAKINFTIDANSINTNSEDRDNHLRSGDFFDTEQFPQLTFVSTDIVKKGDDEYDVTGDLTIRDVTKKVTFEAEFEGTGTNPWGVQVAAFEVEGKISRKEFGLTWNQALEAGGVLVGDDIKISIDLQANPAQ
- the murB gene encoding UDP-N-acetylmuramate dehydrogenase, coding for MSKHQWLEELRGIIKEGILRLDEPLSKYTMTKLGGLADILVIPGTIEETEATVRYAYENDIPLLLLGNGSNMVVRDGGVRGIVLHLSKLDKIRVDGNKVHAEAGALIIDVSRRAAAESLTGLEFACGIPGSIGGAMAMNAGAYGGEIKDIIVQCTVLTRSGERLVLSKDELELGYRKSIIASEGYYVLSADFELAEGDKEAIDAKVADLTFQRESKQPLEYPSAGSVFKRPPGYFAGKLIQDCGLQGKGHGGAEVSTKHAGFIINKNGATASDYIDTINMVKAEVKKRFDVDLELEVKIVGEE